ACATTTAAACTTAATTACGTGAATAAAATGAAGAGGAAAGAAATGTGAAAATCTATTAATTTTTTTGTGTTACTGTTTTTAGAATTGATGAATTCTGAAGTGATTCAGAAGCTGAAAATGCTCTGACAACTATATTTTCCTTTCCTAAGAGTCAGTCTTGGAAAGGAATGATTTATAGCTTTTGATTAGGAAGTACTTTACTCAAGTATGCGGTTAACTTGAACGTAAGAATCACGATAATAAGGCTCTTTGGTAGAAGAAATTATTACCCCTTTTGAAGTAGAGGAATGTATGAACTTAATCTCCTCACTATTAATTTCTACAATTAATCCAACATGGTTTATTTGTGAGCTTCTGTTGGTTTTAAAAAATATTAAATCGCCTTTTTTTGCTTTATTTCGATTTATAACTTCACCGATTTTAGATTGTTCCAAAGAGGTTCTAGGCAATTTTATATTCTCAGAATTGAACGTTGTAAATACCAATCCAGAACAATCATAGCCTTTATTTGATGTACCACCAGCTTTATAACGAACACCAATACTCTCTGATGCTGTATAAATTAAATCTTTTACAATTGTTTTGGTGTTGTCTTCTTTCTTATTATTCGTAACAGACGATGCCGACTTGCATGACGCAAATAATAGGACTAAAGCGAGTATGGATAATATGTTTTTCAAGGCAATATTTTTCAAGGCTAAGGAATCTTTATTTTAAATCGGCTACAATTAATTTAGCAGTTTTTTCGCTCGCACCAATTCCGCCGAGTTTTTCTTCTAATACATCGTAGTTATGTAAAAGCGCTTTACGATAATTAGGTTCTAATAACTTAGTTAGTTCCTCTTTAATTCGCTTAGGAGAGCAATCATCTTGAATAAGTTCGGTAACCACTTCTTTGTCCATGATTAGATTTACTAACGAAATATACTTTAAGGTAATAATACGTTTTGCAATTTGGTATGACGCCCAACTACCTTTATAACAAACAACTTCTGGTACTTTAAAAAGAGCTGTTTCCAGTGTTGCTGTTCCTGATGTTACCAGAGCAGCTGTTGACGATTGCAATAAAGCATATGTTTTGTTTGATACAAATTTTATGTTTTCATTAGTCACGAAATGTTGATAAAAAGAATAGTCTTGGCTAGGAGCACCAGCAATTACAAATTGATATTCTTTAAAATCATTTACAACACTTAGCATAACCGAAAGCATTTTTGTGATTTCTTGTTTACGGCTTCCTGGTAAAATAGCAATAATAGGTTTCTCACTTAAATTGTTTTCTTTTCTAAATGTTGCTTCATCAAAAGTGGGTTGGTTATGAATGGCATCGATTAAAGGATGACCAACAAATTCTACTGGAAAATTATGCTTGTCTTCATAGAAACTTTTTTCGAAAGGTAAAATTACAAACATCTTATCAATATCATGTTTAATATCGGTAATTCGACTTTCTTTCCAAGCCCATATTTGTGGAGAAATATAATAGTGTGTTTTATAATTTAATGCTTTTGCCCATTTTGCAATACGCATGTTAAAACCAGGATAATCAATAAAGATTAATACATCTGGTTTAAATTGAGCGATGTCTTTTTTGCAAAAAGAGATATTGCTGAGAATGGTTTTTAAATTAAATATAACTTCTATAAATCCCATGAAGGCAAGCTCGCGGTAATGTTTTACTAATGTTCCGCCAGTTTGTTGCATTAAATCTCCTCCCCAAAAACGAATTTCGGCGTTAGGATCTTCTTTATATAAAGCTTTCATCAAATTTGAACCATGTAAATCGCCTGAGGCTTCTCCAGCAATAATGTAGTATTTCATGTTTTTGTTTTAGAGAATGGAAGTTATTTAAGCTATCGCTAAATCAAAAGCGACAACTTAGTTTTAAATGCAAAGATAAATTAAATAAATAAAGTGAGCAGTGCCAAAGTTATAACTGCTAACACAACACCTCTTGCTCTAAACTCTTTGTTTTGTTTTAAAAATACACCAAATGCAACTAATGCTAAAATAGATCCCAAAGTGATTATTTTTCCTAGATAGCCATAATTCTTAATTATTTTAATGCTTTGCATTCCATTAGAGACATCGAAATCGGTCAATAAAGTAACAAAGAGAAAACTTCCTAGTATTGAAGCCATTAATCCTATTACAAAACCAATAAGTAAATCTTTTCTATTTCTTGTATTATTCATTCCAATTCCAGTTGTTAATTTGTTGCATGGTATGGTGCGCTGTTAAGTCAAATTGTACAGGAACTACAGATATGTAACCATTTTCCAGTGCCCATTCGTCAGTATCTTCCCCTTTATCTTGGTTTACAAATTCGCCCGAAAGCCAATAGTAATCCTTTCCAGAAGGTGTTTTTCTTTTATCAAATTTCTCTACCCATTGTGCTTTCGCTTGACGACAAATTTTTATTCCCTTAATTTCATTTTCCTTTAATTTTGGAAAGTTTACATTTAAAACCACTCCTTCAGGTAATTTGTTCTGTAGCGTCTCAAGGGTGATTTTTTTGATGAAAGATTTAATACTTTCAAAATCTGCATTCCAATCAAAATCTAGTAATGAGAAACCTATTGCAGGAATTCCTTCAATACCCGCTTCGACAGCTGCACTCATAGTTCCTGAGTAAATTACGTTTATAGAAGAATTTGATCCATGGTTTACTCCCGAAACACATAAATCAGGCTTTCGTTTTAAGATCTCATTTACAGCAAGTTTTACACAATCGACAGGAGTGCCAGAACAACTGTATTCAGTTATTGGGTCACCATCTTTAGATAATTTGTTAAGATACAAAGTACTGTTTATGGTAATGGCATGTCCCATTGCGCTCTGAGGCTTGTCTGGTGCTACAACAACCACTTCACCAATTTGTGACATTACACTAATTAAAGCTCTAATTCCAGGTGCCGAAACACCATCATCATTGGTTACTAAGATCAAAGGTTTTTTTGAATTCATTTTTTAAATTATAGTGAAAAAATAGGGGTGTAGGGTTTTTATTAGCAAATGTAGTAACTGAATTTCTTAAAATTGTAACAAAAAGTCTTAAATTTACTAAGTTGGTACTTTTAATCAATTGAATGAAAAAGTATATTTATATCTTTAACAAAAAATTATGCGGTCCATATTTTGTTGGCATAGTTTTTACCGTAAATTAGATTAAAAAATTGATGAATGCTATTATTAAATTTATGAAACGAAATTATAAAATAATCCTAGCCGTTATTTGTTTATCTGCTACACTGTTTGCATTTAAAATTAATAGCGATAGAGGGATTGACCCAGACCCAAATAAAGATAAGATGCTTTTGGAATTACTTGCTTTTGTAATCGAAAAAGGTCATTATAGTCCGCCTCCAATGAATGATGAATTCTCAAAAGGAGTATATAAAGATTATATTGAAGCATTGGATCCATCTAAACGATTTTTCTTGCAATCAGATATCGATGAATTTTCGATATATGAACTGCAATTAGACGATCAATTTGTAAATAAAGATTTGACTTTCTTTAATCTTACTTATGCGCGTTTGATGAAAAGAATGGAAGAAGGTAAAAAGAGATATAAACTCATTTTAGCTAATCCGTTTAACTATAAAGTAGATGAAACTTTCAGTACAGATTATGAGAAATCACCTTATGCAAAAACTCCTGCTGAACTGGTTGAAAAATGGAGAAAACAAATCAAGTTATCTACATTATCTTCTTTAGTTACTAAAGAGAATATCGAAGCTGAAAAGAAAGTAAAAGATCCTGAGTATAAAGAGAAATCTTTTGATGTTTTAGAAAAGGAAACTAGAGAGAATTCATTAAAATCATTAGATGAGTATTTTGGATTTATTAAAGATTTAGAGAGAAGTGATTGGTTTTCAGTTTACGTAAACTCAATCATGGCTCGTTTTGATCCGCACACTAGCTATTTCGCACCAGAAGAGAAAGAACGTTTTGATGTTAATATCAGTGGAAAACTGGAAGGGATTGGAGCAAAACTGCAAAAGAAAAATGACTTTACAGAAATTTCAGAACTTATTTCAGGTGGACCAGCTTGGAGAGGTAAAGAATTGGAAGCAGGCGATTTAATTATAAAAGTAGGACAAGGAGCTGATGAGCCTGTTGATGTTGTAGGTATGCGTCTTGACGATGTTGTTAAGAAAATTAAAGGGCACAAAGGAACAGAAGTTCGTCTTACAGTTAAAAAAGTTGACGGAACGATAAAGGTGATATCTATTATTAGAGATATTGTTGAAATCGAAGAAACGTATGCTAAATCTAGTATTGTTGATAAAA
The nucleotide sequence above comes from Flavobacterium branchiarum. Encoded proteins:
- a CDS encoding C40 family peptidase, translated to MKNILSILALVLLFASCKSASSVTNNKKEDNTKTIVKDLIYTASESIGVRYKAGGTSNKGYDCSGLVFTTFNSENIKLPRTSLEQSKIGEVINRNKAKKGDLIFFKTNRSSQINHVGLIVEINSEEIKFIHSSTSKGVIISSTKEPYYRDSYVQVNRILE
- a CDS encoding carboxy terminal-processing peptidase, coding for MNAIIKFMKRNYKIILAVICLSATLFAFKINSDRGIDPDPNKDKMLLELLAFVIEKGHYSPPPMNDEFSKGVYKDYIEALDPSKRFFLQSDIDEFSIYELQLDDQFVNKDLTFFNLTYARLMKRMEEGKKRYKLILANPFNYKVDETFSTDYEKSPYAKTPAELVEKWRKQIKLSTLSSLVTKENIEAEKKVKDPEYKEKSFDVLEKETRENSLKSLDEYFGFIKDLERSDWFSVYVNSIMARFDPHTSYFAPEEKERFDVNISGKLEGIGAKLQKKNDFTEISELISGGPAWRGKELEAGDLIIKVGQGADEPVDVVGMRLDDVVKKIKGHKGTEVRLTVKKVDGTIKVISIIRDIVEIEETYAKSSIVDKNGLKYGVIYLPKFYIDFENKDGRDAGKDIALEVERLKKEKVNGIILDVRDDGGGSLSTVVDIAGLFIEQGPIVQIKSAGRKKEVLYDRDKKIEWDGPLVIMVNGFSASASEILAAAIQDYKRGVIIGSKQTYGKGTVQNVIDLNQFVRSSDFGDLGALKITTQKFYRINGGSTQLEGVRSDIVAPDRYAYLKMGERDIDNAMPWDKIDPAEYSTWNHNSNFGQAIANSKARIALNPQFKLIEENAKWIDTKSKENSYSLNIADFKKAQTEVEAEAKKYKPITDYKNNLQFNSLPYEIAEMAKDPSLKEKRESWHQALAKDIYVEEAINVLDDLQSQSGSRQNSIPVKTKKDKLASKL
- the surE gene encoding 5'/3'-nucleotidase SurE: MNSKKPLILVTNDDGVSAPGIRALISVMSQIGEVVVVAPDKPQSAMGHAITINSTLYLNKLSKDGDPITEYSCSGTPVDCVKLAVNEILKRKPDLCVSGVNHGSNSSINVIYSGTMSAAVEAGIEGIPAIGFSLLDFDWNADFESIKSFIKKITLETLQNKLPEGVVLNVNFPKLKENEIKGIKICRQAKAQWVEKFDKRKTPSGKDYYWLSGEFVNQDKGEDTDEWALENGYISVVPVQFDLTAHHTMQQINNWNWNE
- the lpxB gene encoding lipid-A-disaccharide synthase, translated to MKYYIIAGEASGDLHGSNLMKALYKEDPNAEIRFWGGDLMQQTGGTLVKHYRELAFMGFIEVIFNLKTILSNISFCKKDIAQFKPDVLIFIDYPGFNMRIAKWAKALNYKTHYYISPQIWAWKESRITDIKHDIDKMFVILPFEKSFYEDKHNFPVEFVGHPLIDAIHNQPTFDEATFRKENNLSEKPIIAILPGSRKQEITKMLSVMLSVVNDFKEYQFVIAGAPSQDYSFYQHFVTNENIKFVSNKTYALLQSSTAALVTSGTATLETALFKVPEVVCYKGSWASYQIAKRIITLKYISLVNLIMDKEVVTELIQDDCSPKRIKEELTKLLEPNYRKALLHNYDVLEEKLGGIGASEKTAKLIVADLK